A DNA window from Rubripirellula tenax contains the following coding sequences:
- the obgE gene encoding GTPase ObgE, which translates to MFVDRIQIELQAGKGGDGCTSMRREKFVPRGGPDGGDGGDGASIILEARLGVNSLAALANRQFYRAKNGGPGEGSKRYGRGAKDQVLYVPPGTTVIDAAGGFVIRDLKRPGDSFVVARGGRGGRGNAHFKTANDRAPRHCEPGSAGEVRLVILELKSIADVGLVGMPNAGKSTLLSRISSARPEIADYPFTTKHPNLGIVDLGEKSFVLADIPGLIEGASEGLGLGHEFLRHVERAGLLVHLVEPAPTDETDPIENYQAIRAELAQYDASLAEREEIIVVTKSELPGAEDVRAALHHLTGNDVYLISAVVGRGLTELVAEIAGRVEKRREAMIAAGEEVTLLRETDVRPIETDRPKRLPPHLAGPTSGLSDGLQAKDIDL; encoded by the coding sequence ATGTTCGTCGATCGCATCCAGATTGAATTGCAAGCCGGCAAGGGCGGCGACGGTTGTACCAGCATGCGGCGCGAAAAATTCGTGCCTCGTGGCGGTCCCGATGGCGGCGATGGCGGTGACGGTGCCAGCATCATTTTAGAAGCTCGGTTGGGCGTCAATTCGCTTGCGGCCCTGGCCAACCGGCAGTTCTATCGCGCCAAGAACGGCGGCCCCGGCGAAGGCTCCAAACGCTACGGGAGGGGCGCAAAAGATCAAGTTCTCTACGTGCCGCCGGGCACCACCGTGATCGACGCGGCGGGCGGTTTCGTGATTCGCGATCTGAAGCGACCCGGTGACTCGTTCGTCGTCGCCCGCGGGGGACGTGGCGGTCGTGGGAACGCCCACTTCAAGACCGCCAACGATCGAGCCCCACGCCACTGTGAACCAGGATCGGCCGGTGAAGTCCGGTTGGTGATCTTGGAACTCAAATCGATCGCCGACGTCGGCTTGGTGGGCATGCCCAACGCGGGCAAGAGCACCCTGTTGAGCCGCATCAGCAGCGCGCGACCGGAAATCGCCGACTATCCATTCACGACCAAGCACCCCAACCTTGGCATCGTCGACTTGGGCGAAAAGTCGTTTGTCTTGGCCGATATCCCCGGATTGATCGAAGGGGCCAGCGAAGGCCTTGGGCTGGGGCACGAGTTCCTTCGTCACGTCGAACGCGCCGGGTTGTTGGTCCACTTGGTCGAACCTGCACCCACGGATGAAACCGACCCGATCGAAAACTACCAAGCGATCCGAGCCGAGTTGGCCCAGTACGATGCTTCGTTGGCCGAGCGAGAAGAAATCATCGTTGTTACGAAAAGTGAGTTGCCGGGCGCCGAAGACGTTCGCGCCGCGCTTCATCATCTGACCGGGAACGACGTCTACCTGATCAGTGCGGTCGTCGGTCGAGGGCTAACCGAATTGGTTGCCGAGATCGCTGGCCGTGTCGAGAAACGACGCGAAGCGATGATCGCCGCCGGCGAAGAAGTCACGCTGCTTCGCGAAACCGATGTCCGACCGATCGAAACCGATCGACCGAAACGATTGCCGCCTCACTTGGCCGGCCCGACGTCCGGTCTTTCTGATGGCCTGCAAGCCAAGGACATTGATCTGTGA
- a CDS encoding type III pantothenate kinase: protein MTSTACMVAVDVGNTAVKLAVEQGDAIVDHSIVISHTDWHQSAITWVRDRLGCKDMQWRIASVHQRAADRLVDAVRIAAPSASIELVTHHDVPMPVAVDFPDRLGIDRLLSAFQARRITRDSSPNSGSCGPLVVIDAGSAVTVDWVDGAGRFCGGAILPGLSLQSRALAMGTDALPQIDWSEPHQVRIPATNTADAIYAGILVGLAAAIDGLTQRYIESWQQASGSDDTVPVILTGGDSLVLSAHLRHAHHQKPNLVCRGLLNLSSR from the coding sequence GTGACGTCGACCGCATGCATGGTCGCGGTCGATGTTGGGAATACGGCGGTCAAATTGGCCGTCGAACAAGGGGATGCGATCGTTGATCATTCCATTGTCATCAGCCATACCGATTGGCATCAATCGGCGATCACTTGGGTCCGCGATCGGCTCGGGTGCAAGGACATGCAATGGCGTATCGCATCGGTGCATCAACGCGCCGCTGATCGATTGGTTGACGCCGTTCGAATTGCTGCACCGTCGGCGTCCATCGAATTGGTGACCCACCATGACGTGCCCATGCCGGTTGCGGTTGATTTTCCCGACCGACTGGGCATCGATCGGCTGCTCAGTGCGTTTCAGGCGCGTCGCATCACGAGAGATTCTTCACCCAATTCGGGCTCCTGCGGCCCGCTGGTCGTCATCGACGCCGGATCTGCCGTGACGGTCGACTGGGTGGATGGAGCAGGCCGATTTTGCGGCGGAGCGATTTTACCGGGATTGAGCCTGCAATCGCGAGCACTAGCGATGGGCACCGATGCCCTGCCTCAAATCGATTGGTCCGAACCCCATCAAGTTCGGATTCCGGCAACGAACACGGCCGATGCCATTTACGCGGGCATCCTGGTCGGTTTGGCAGCCGCCATCGACGGCCTGACCCAGCGTTACATCGAGTCGTGGCAACAAGCATCTGGATCGGACGATACCGTTCCGGTCATTTTGACGGGCGGAGACTCGCTGGTGCTGTCAGCTCACCTTCGACACGCCCATCATCAAAAACCGAACCTGGTGTGTCGCGGTCTATTAAACTTAAGTTCCCGCTGA